Sequence from the Amycolatopsis sp. NBC_00345 genome:
TTCGCCCGCCAGGCGGCTGAACGGCCGGACGCGACCGCCGTATCCTGCGACGCCGAAACCCTTACCTACCAACAACTCGACGACCGGTCCACCCGGCTCGCCGCGGGCCTCGTCGAGCACGGCGTGCGCCCCGGCGACCGAGTCGGCGTCTGCCTCGACCGGGGACTGGACCTGGTGGTCACGCTGCTCGCCGTGCTCAAGGCGGACGCGGTCTACGTGCCGATGGATCCGGCCCACCCTCGCGATCGCCTCGCCTACACCGTCGCGGACGCGGATCTGCGGCTTGTGGTGGCCGAGGAGGCGGAGCTGCCGGAGGCGAGCGTCATCAAGGTGACGCCCAAGGCGCTTTCCCTTGGCACGTCGGCACTTCCGGCTCCCTCACGAAGTGCCGACGACGCCGCGTACGTGATCTACACGTCCGGCTCCACCGGCCGCCCGAAAGGCGTGGTGGTGCCGCACCGCAACGTGCCGGCGCTCCTGGCCGCCACCACCGGCGACTTCGGGCTCGGCCCGGACGACGTCTGGACGCTGTTCCACTCGAGCGCGTTCGACTTCTCCGTGTGGGAGATCTGGGGTGCGCTGCTCACCGGCGGGCACCTCGTCGTGGTGCCGTACTGGGTCTCCCGGTCCCCGGCCGAGTTTCGCGCACTGCTCGCGTCCCGGGGTGTCACCGTCCTCAGCCAGACGCCATCGGCGTTCGCCCAGCTGGTGGCCGCAGACCGGGCTCCGCTCACGCCGTTGCCGCTGCGCCTGATCGTGTTCGGCGGCGAAGCGCTGGATCCGGCCCCGCTGCGCGGCTGGTTCGACCGCTACCCCGAGACCCGGTGCCGGCTGGTGAACATGTTCGGCATCACCGAAACGACCGTGCACGTCACGGCGCAGACGATCACCCGCCGCGAAGCGCTTTCCGGCTCCCGGTCGGTCGGCTCCGCGCTGCCGGGCTGGCACCTGTACGTGCTCGACGAACGCGGCCGTCCCCTGCCGGCCGGCGTGCCCGGCGAGATCCACGTGGGTGGCGCCGGGGTCGCCATGGGCTACCTGGGCCGGCCGGGTCTCACGGCGGCGCGGTTCCTGCCCGACCCGGTCACCGGCGGCCGCATGTACCGCAGCGGCGACCGGGGCCGCCTCCTGCCCGACGGCCGGCTGGAGCACCTCGGCCGGCTGGACGACCAGGTCAAGATCCGCGGGTTCCGCATCGAACCCGGGGAGGTCCGCGGCGTGCTCCGGCAGTGCCCCGGCGTGCGGGACGCCGCGGTCGTGGTCGGCGGCCGCGGTGCGGGTGACACCGCGGCGCTGCGCCTCGACGCCTACGTCGTGGTCGACGGGACCACGACGACCGCGATCAGGCAGTGGGCGGCGAAGCTCCTCCCGGAGCACATGCTCCCGGCCACGGTCACGGTGCTGCCCCGGCTGCCGCTCACGGCGAACGGCAAGTTCGACGTGGCGGCCGTCCCCGAACCGGAATTCGACCACGGCACCGCAACCGTGGACGGCGTGGACGGCGTGGACGGCGTGGACCCGACGATGCTGAAGATCTGGGCGGAGGTACTGGGCAAACCGGTGGACCCGGACGACAACTTCTTCAGCCTGGGCGGCAACTCGCTCTACGCGGTCCGCCTCGACGCCGCGATGCAGCAACACGGCCTGCCCGCGCTGCCTTTGCGCCAGCTGTACCTGAACCCGACCATCCGCAAGCTGACAAGCGCTCTCAAGGACACTCGCGGCCCTTGACGTCCTCAGGGCCGCTGGCGGTCGCTCCGGCGCTGGACCCAGCTGCGGCATCCGGCCTGGCCGCTTGGTCGGCCACTGGTAGGTATGGCGGGGTGCCCAGTGCGCGCCGCGCCCTCGAACATCGTCGCCCACACCGCGGCCACGAAGCCGTCCGGCACCTCGTCATGCCACAGGTCCGACATGCTGTTCACAACGACCCGCAACCCGAGCCGGTCCGGCCACCGCGAACATCGAAGCCCTGCGCGAACGGATGCCCCGGCACCCCGCGCCAGCGCTCGGCGAAGATCCGGGCATAGCAGTTGTCGCAGCCTCGGAAACCTCGCGGCAGCCGGTCACCGGGTTCCAGGTCGCGCCTGCGTGGCCCGCGGCCGACTCCGCGCCGGGAACTCGCCTCGGCCACCGGACGTTGTTCAGGTTAGTCGCGGCGACGAGCGAAGCCGCGCCGCCCATCTCAGAGCGGGGCCTCACAACGAGGCCCCGTTGGCCATTTCGAGGGCTGGAAAACTTCCAACCCAGAGGCTGGCTGGAGAATTGAGGTGGGCGCCGTGGACGAAACAGTGGCATGGCAGATCGTGCTGACCCTGTTGCGAGTAGTGATCGCCTGGTTGGTGCAACGGACAAGGCCACTGCACGCGATCGCTCGGCCGGAACGCCGATCAACGCGGCGGAAGAGCCGCTGAGGTCCGGGAACGTCGGGTTGGGCACCGTCGGTGGGACACCCAACCCGACGTTCCCTGTTGCGGAGAAGGCGACTCCGCAACAGGATTCACCGAGCCGCTGACCATGCTCGCTGGCGACAGCGCGACCGATCCGATCCCCGCCGCGATCGAGACTCCCCGCGAGCTGCTCGTGGCGGCACTGCGCCAGACCGGTCGCCGGGTCTACGCGATCAACCCGATGGCGGTGGCCCGCTACCGCGAGCGCCACTCCGTTGCGCGCAAGAAGTCCGACCACATCGACGCCATGACGCCGGCGAGCATCCTGCGCACCGACGCCCACGTCCATCGGCCGTTACCGCCGACAGCGACCTCGTCTCTGGGCCGTGGCGGTGCTGTCGCGGGCCACCCATGACGCCACCTGGCGGCGCACCCGGGCCGGCCAGGACGGTGGTGAGGGCGGTGCACAGATCACGGACCAGGTCGTCCTGCTCCAGCTGGTCGGCGGAGGTGACAGCGTGGCGCGTCACCCCTACAGGCCAGGCGTTGCTGGCATAGCGACGGCGGCCGAGGAGGCTGCCCGGATCCTCGACTATTCGGAGATGGCAGCGCGGAATCGTGGCGTGACGTCGATGCCGAGCCTGGCGCCGGCGGTGATCGTGACCCGATGGCCGTTGACGTGGGAGGAGTGCCGGCCGGCCGCTTCGATGTCGGCGGCCGTGACTTCGCGGGCCAAGCGCAGCGCGTAGCTGGAGCTGTCGAAGGTGATCAGAACGGCGACGTCGAAGTCGAAGGAGCGGAAGACCGAGAAGATCGCGCCCGACCGGGTGTCCGAGCCCACGGCTCTGGCCTTCACCTGGATCCGGCGCCCGTCCGCGGCGAGCAGGTCGTAGGACTTGACCGAGTTCGCTACCAGCTCCCCGCCGTAGACCCGCGCGGCGAGGTACTCCGCGTAGTCGCCCACTGGCGCGTTTCGGGTCCGCACGACGTTCCGGTCGCGTAACTCCTGCAGGATCGCGGCGTACCCGCCCAGCAAGTCCGGAATGGACAGTTCACTCAGATTGTCGCGCGCGGGTTCCACGTGGTGTTCCTTCCGCAGACGAATCCGGTAGCCGGGTCGGTCCTTCATGGTGATAAACCCGGGCGGGTGCCGAAGCGTACCTCCGCCAAGGTCCGCGCCCGTCCCGCATCGAGCGGCCAGGAACCACCGGTCGGTCTTCTGGTGGCGCAATTCAAGGGCCTCCATGACCATCTGCCCGACCGTCAACGCGCTCGTCTACTGGGCCGAACGCGGCGACGGCGAGCCACCAGACGATCGCGCCGCCAAAGCTGCAGGGGAGAGCCCCGCAGTACCGGCGGCATGGGTGTTTGGTCTTCCAACATCACCCACCGGCACCCGTGGCAAGTACATGCAATAATAACTACACTTACAGATAGCAAAAACCGGCCATGCTCACCGGGAGGGATCCGACTCGTGGACGTGGTCGAAGCGGGGCACGCCGGGTT
This genomic interval carries:
- a CDS encoding amino acid adenylation domain-containing protein — protein: MSSPAPRSNPARRAGASGHALRVRLPRPPAEAAFRAAVTAWWPARPPRLWLDPVPAAAGSPTAERRLRAELHRPIEPGGPVLRAVCLVYPDGSADLVLVARRSALDLTSLRLIADVVTGTLAAAAIPPPASSADAEADWSDSAEIGWATSDPRAGDRYGLVDVTLGEAGSGAVPALVVAAGLVLSRYTGRTTQEILVCAPEPDRPAAALGSFDRLSVPSLDFSGESNLGRLADQVTRAAPAARPAGQAVAILANGETAEDYVACQAPVCPLTLVPHITAGQLTVTIHHRLADVDDASAERFAAHLARVYAQALASAPERDPRDLDLVDDAEAAALAELGRSPRHSPREPGRHPERIERVFARQAAERPDATAVSCDAETLTYQQLDDRSTRLAAGLVEHGVRPGDRVGVCLDRGLDLVVTLLAVLKADAVYVPMDPAHPRDRLAYTVADADLRLVVAEEAELPEASVIKVTPKALSLGTSALPAPSRSADDAAYVIYTSGSTGRPKGVVVPHRNVPALLAATTGDFGLGPDDVWTLFHSSAFDFSVWEIWGALLTGGHLVVVPYWVSRSPAEFRALLASRGVTVLSQTPSAFAQLVAADRAPLTPLPLRLIVFGGEALDPAPLRGWFDRYPETRCRLVNMFGITETTVHVTAQTITRREALSGSRSVGSALPGWHLYVLDERGRPLPAGVPGEIHVGGAGVAMGYLGRPGLTAARFLPDPVTGGRMYRSGDRGRLLPDGRLEHLGRLDDQVKIRGFRIEPGEVRGVLRQCPGVRDAAVVVGGRGAGDTAALRLDAYVVVDGTTTTAIRQWAAKLLPEHMLPATVTVLPRLPLTANGKFDVAAVPEPEFDHGTATVDGVDGVDGVDPTMLKIWAEVLGKPVDPDDNFFSLGGNSLYAVRLDAAMQQHGLPALPLRQLYLNPTIRKLTSALKDTRGP
- a CDS encoding IS110 family transposase; the encoded protein is MLAGDSATDPIPAAIETPRELLVAALRQTGRRVYAINPMAVARYRERHSVARKKSDHIDAMTPASILRTDAHVHRPLPPTATSSLGRGGAVAGHP
- a CDS encoding DUF6998 domain-containing protein, producing the protein MEPARDNLSELSIPDLLGGYAAILQELRDRNVVRTRNAPVGDYAEYLAARVYGGELVANSVKSYDLLAADGRRIQVKARAVGSDTRSGAIFSVFRSFDFDVAVLITFDSSSYALRLAREVTAADIEAAGRHSSHVNGHRVTITAGARLGIDVTPRFRAAISE